CGCATGGTGGCCGGGCTGGGCCTCGGAGCTGCGATCGGCTTCGAACGCCAGCTCCGGTCCCGCACCGCCGGTCTGCGCACCAACGCCCTCGTCAGCCTGGGGGCCGCCCTGTTCGTGATCATGGGCGCCTTCAGCTTCACCGGGGAACGCGCGGACCCCACGCGCGTGGCCGCACAGATCGTCTCCGGCATCGGCTTCCTCGGCGCCGGCGTGATCATGAAGCAGGGGGCCTCGATCTCGGGACTCAACACGGCCGCCACGCTCTGGGCCTCTGCCGCGGTCGGAGCGCTCGCCGGGGGCGGGATGCTGCTGCCGGCGCTCGGCGGGACACTCGCCGTCGTGCTGTCCAATCTGCTGCTGCGTCCCCTGGGACGTCTGCTGGACCGCCGCGGAGGCCCGGCCGCCCGGGAGACCGTGGCCACGGAGTATCACTTCGTGGTCCGGTCCAGCACTCTGGCCGAGGTCGCCGTCCGGTCCGCCGTCGTGGAGGCCGTGCAGCGCCCCGAGTTCACGGTCCACTCGGTGGAGGCCCGGGACATCCAGGAGGGGCAGACCGAGCTCACCGTGGTCCTCAGCGCGGCCGAACGGAGCGACGCCGC
Above is a window of Arthrobacter sp. Y-9 DNA encoding:
- a CDS encoding MgtC/SapB family protein codes for the protein MDALDLTLRMVAGLGLGAAIGFERQLRSRTAGLRTNALVSLGAALFVIMGAFSFTGERADPTRVAAQIVSGIGFLGAGVIMKQGASISGLNTAATLWASAAVGALAGGGMLLPALGGTLAVVLSNLLLRPLGRLLDRRGGPAARETVATEYHFVVRSSTLAEVAVRSAVVEAVQRPEFTVHSVEARDIQEGQTELTVVLSAAERSDAALEKAIATVVPIPEVTAVRWHALELGGDD